A DNA window from Brassica napus cultivar Da-Ae chromosome C1, Da-Ae, whole genome shotgun sequence contains the following coding sequences:
- the LOC106431795 gene encoding transcription factor MYB98: MENYVDESGFAPLNQTIFARDQEHMKEEDFPFEVVDQSKPTSFLQDFHHLDHDNQFDHHHHHQYHGSTSSNPLFGIQTTSSCANNAPYQHCSSYQENMVDFYETKPQLMNHHFQAAENPYLTRNHHQEINLVDDNDHMNLEQNNMMMMRMIPFDYPPTETINKPMNFVMPDEVSCVSADNNSYRAMSFNKTKPFLTRKLSSSSSSSSWKGKKKTTLVKGQWTAEEDRILIQLVEKYGLRKWSHIAQVLPGRIGKQCRERWHNHLRPDIKKETWSEEEDRVLIEFHKEIGNKWAEIAKRLPGRTENSIKNHWNATKRRQFSKRKCRSKYPRPSLLQDYIKSLDVGVLSSSSVPARGRRKESSKKKDVVAVEEKKKEKEKEDKFYGQDRIVPECVFTDDFGFNEKLLEEGCSIDSLLDDLPQPDMDAFVHGI, translated from the exons ATGGAGAATTACGTCGACGAGAGTGGTTTTGCTCCTCTAAACCAAACCATCTTCGCACGTGATCAAGAACATATGAAAGAAGAAGATTTTCCATTTGAAGTCGTTGACCAATCAAAACCCACAAGCTTTCTTCAAGATTTTCACCATCTTGATCATGATAACCagtttgatcatcatcatcatcatcaatacCATGGCTCTACATCTTCAAATCCTTTGTTCGGTATCCAAACGACGTCGTCATGTGCCAATAATGCTCCTTACCAGCATTGCTCTTCTTACCAAGAAAACATGGTCGACTTTTATGAAACTAAACCACAGTTGATGAATCATCATTTCCAAGCTGCAGAGAATCCTTACTTGACTCGTAATCATCATCAAGAGATCAACTTGGTCGATGATAATGATCATATGAACTTGGAACAAAAcaacatgatgatgatgaggatgatccCTTTTGATTACCCTCCTACAGAGACCATCAACAAGCCTATGAACTTCGTGATGCCAGATGAAGTTTCATGTGTTTCTGCAGATAATAACTCTTATAGAGCGATGAGTTTCAACAAGACCAAGCCTTTTCTGACAAGAAAGTTGTCTTCATCCTCGTCGTCATCGTCAtggaaaggaaaaaagaaaacaacattagTCAAAGGACAATGGACTGCTGAAGAAGACAG GATACTGATTCAACTTGTGGAGAAGTATGGACTGCGAAAATGGTCACATATTGCGCAAGTTTTACCAGGAAGGATAGGGAAGCAATGTAGAGAGAGATGGCATAACCATTTGAGACCTGACATTAAG AAAGAAACAtggagtgaagaagaagacagagTGTTGATAGAGTTTCATAAAGAGATTGGAAACAAATGGGCAGAGATTGCCAAAAGACTACCCGGAAGAACAGAGAACTCGATCAAGAACCATTGGAACGCGACAAAAAGAAGACAATTCTCTAAGAGAAAGTGTAGGTCTAAGTATCCAAGACCTTCTCTATTGCAGGATTACATAAAGAGCTTGGATGTGGGAGTgttgtcttcttcttcggtTCCTGCAAGAGGTAGACGTAAAGAGAGTAGCAAGAAGAAGGATGTTGTGGCTgttgaggagaagaagaaggagaaggagaaggaagatAAGTTTTACGGACAAGACAGGATTGTGCCTGAGTGTGTGTTTACTGATGACTTTGGATTCAATGAGAAACTGCTTGAGGAAGGATGTAGCATTGACTCGTTGCTTGATGACCTTCCTCAGCCTGACATGGATGCCTTTGTTCATGGAATCTaa